Proteins co-encoded in one Zalophus californianus isolate mZalCal1 chromosome 9, mZalCal1.pri.v2, whole genome shotgun sequence genomic window:
- the CCER1 gene encoding coiled-coil domain-containing glutamate-rich protein 1, which yields MTQTLDKREDPLNLGGGWASSAPLRTWSTCHRRRRGAPIYKRRHRYGPKSEYEPPRKQPKQQHGPGPWFQPPRRPYWAVYSNWGRWGGPWRPPPAGFWKPPGRVQVIRVFGLHPLCLCCCPCWRGPWNPGWARPPGRKKRWGRRGRGLRRHPRRSFPRSPPVDLSTLLRPVNLYGWRAPGMRAPRNTTQFIMNQIYEDMRQQEKLERQQEALRAQQAQARGAASPEGSSGNDAPPSGGAEAAELQATSYSFLRNPSRVFSPDPDKENQSPAAQLGEEEDDDEEKKEAEECEEEEGDEECDGECDGEEEEESEEEEEEEEEEEEEEEEEAGDEEEVEEADCVEEGEEDEEEEEEEDTEEEEEGAEEEEQSEEEDRLPLEMPLSFLVGAEEERENFINCTYGSPEPIIPEVPQEALLRVEDINC from the coding sequence ATGACCCAGACCCTCGACAAAAGGGAGGACCCTCTCAACCTGGGCGGCGGCTGGGCGTCCTCTGCCCCGTTACGTACCTGGTCTACCTGCCACCGAAGGCGCAGGGGTGCTCCCATATACAAGCGGCGCCACCGCTATGGTCCCAAGTCTGAGTACGAGCCCCCCAGGAAACAGCCGAAGCAACAGCACGGTCCGGGCCCTTGGTTCCAACCACCCCGACGGCCCTATTGGGCCGTGTACTCTAACTGGGGGCGCTGGGGAGGGCCCTGGCGCCCACCTCCAGCGGGATTCTGGAAGCCTCCTGGCCGAGTGCAAGTGATCCGGGTGTTTGGTCTGCACCcgctctgcctctgctgctgcccctgctggcGCGGGCCCTGGAACCCCGGCTGGGCGAGGCCCCCCGGCAGGAAGAAGCGCTGGGGCCGCAGGGGCCGCGGCCTGCGCCGCCACCCTCGCCGCTCCTTCCCGAGGAGCCCGCCCGTGGATCTGAGCACGCTGCTACGGCCAGTCAACCTGTACGGGTGGCGGGCCCCCGGCATGCGGGCGCCGCGGAACACCACCCAGTTCATCATGAACCAGATCTACGAGGACATGCGGCAGCAAGAGAAGCTGGAGCGCCAGCAGGAGGCGCTGCGGGCGCAGCAGGCCCAGGCGCGCGGCGCGGCCTCCCCCGAGGGCTCCTCCGGGAACGACGCGCCCCCCAGCGGCGGCGCGGAAGCCGCGGAGCTGCAGGCAACTTCGTACAGCTTCTTGCGGAATCCCTCTCGGGTCTTCAGTCCCGACCCCGACAAGGAAAACCAGTCTCCCGCCGCACAGCTCGGGGAGGAGGAGGACGACGACGAGGAGAAAAAGGAGGCGGAGGagtgtgaggaggaggagggtgacgAGGAGTGCGACGGGGAGTGCGAcggcgaggaggaggaggagagcgaggaggaggaggaggaggaggaggaggaggaggaggaggaggaggaggaggccggaGATGAAGAGGAGGTCGAAGAGGCTGACtgtgtggaggagggggaggaggacgaagaggaagaggaagaggaggacacagaagaggaagaggagggggcggaggaagaggagcagagcgAGGAAGAGGATCGTTTACCTCTGGAAATGCCTTTATCATTCCTAGTGGgggctgaggaagagagagagaactttatAAACTGCACTTACGGAAGCCCGGAACCGATCATTCCCGAAGTGCCACAGGAAGCTCTCCTCAGGGTGGAGGACATTAACTGTTAG